ACGGCCTCCGCCATGACCGGATCCGCGCACACCGCGCCGCACGTGTCGGTGTGGACCGACGTCGACGCGACCCGCACGATGGAGTTCGTCAAGCGGCTGAAGGCCTCGCCCGATTTCGCGGACATCAAGATCTCTCCGCTGCTGATCGTCGCGCGCGCCGTGATCTGGGCCGTGCGCCGCACGCCCATGATCAACTCGGCGTGGGTCGACGGCGAGGACGGCGCGAAGATCCACGTGCGTCACTACGTCAACCTCGGCATCGCGGCGGCGACGCCGCGCGGCCTGCTCGTGCCGAACATCAAGGACGCGCACGAGCTGTCGATGCGCGACCTCGCGAAGTCGCTCGAGCGCCTGACCATCACCGCGCGCGAGGGCAAGACCACGCCCGCTGACCAGCAGGGCGGCACGATCACGATCACCAACATCGGCGTGTTCGGGATGGACGCGGGAACGCCGATCATCAACCCCGGCCAGTCGGCGATCGTCGCGATGGGCGCCATCCGGCAGAAGCCGTGGGTCGTCGACGGCGAGGTGCGGCCGCGCTGGGTCACCACGGTCTCGGGCTCGTTCGACCATCGCGTGGTCGACGGCGACGCCATCAGCCGCTTCCTCGCCGACATCGCCTCGGTGCTCGAGGAGCCCGCGCTCCTGCTCGACTGACACGCGCTCCTCCTGACGGCAGCCTCGGCCCTTCGGCCGGGGCTGCCGTCGTTCACGCGGGGCGGGTGACAGGCAGGGGTGATTTTTGCGACCGCAAGGGTGATTTTTCTCCCTGAGTGGCTCCTGCGCGCGGTCGCACCGGAATACTCAAGCCGGATCTGTCTCGACGTCCCAGGTCGAGCAGTGGGGGAAGGAAAAGCATGGCTGGCCTGTCTGCGCCCAAACGCCCGGATCACCGTCAGCGCGGCAACGCGCGCTCCCGCTCGGGAGGTGGTCGGCGGACGGGCGCGCGACCCAACGCCGGTCGCGGTCCGGTGCGCAAGGTCGTCGGTATCTTCGCGACGCTCCTGGCCGTCGCCGGTGCGACGCTCGTCCCGGCGCTTCCGGCCGCCGCCGCTCCCGTGTACGAGATCACCGCGCGTTGGGCGGAAGAGCCGCCGGCGACGGTGGCCAGCGGCGACGTGCTCAATGCGGAGTGGCGTGTGAACGTCAACGACGACGCGGCTGCTCCGTCGAACGAGCCGGTCGACAACGTCAACTTCACACTGACGATCGAGAACGGCGTCTTCGAGGAGCTGCCCGACTCCTGTCTGGTCGACGGCGTGACGCCCGCGTCGAGCATCTCCGAGGACGGCAAGACCCTCGTCTGCAACATCGGCACACAGAATCAGGGCACCTCTCACCTGCTGCAGACGCCCATCCGCGTCGACGGCGCGACCGGGTCGCAGCTGACGGGAACCGGGGCGATCGAGGGCGCGACGGCGGATCTCACTCCGGTCGACATCACGAACCCGTTCGGGATGGACATCCGCTGGTCCGTGGCCACCAGCAACTGGACGCTCAACAACTACCCCGCGAGCCCCACGGTCGACATGGATCTGCAGTGGACGCTGAGCAGGGACAACCGTAGCGAGCCTGGACCGCAGACCGTCACGTACGACCTGAACATCACCTCTGGAGCGGGGTCGACCATCAGCATCGGCGGTCAGCGGTGCACACCGTTCACGGCGGGAGCAGCCAACGGGCACCCGTGGTCCGGCGGTGACCACCCTGCCGAGCAGACGGTGTCTCCGGTGGACACCTGCACCATCCAGCAGCTCGGCCCGAACAGCTTCCGGCTGACGCTGACGGGCATCGACTACGAGCCGGTGAACCCGCCCACCAGGGACTCCACGGGCGCCGCGTTGCCGGCCGACCAGGTCGCGGTCGCGAGCGGCTCGATCTGGCTACGCGTCGTGCCCGGCTCTGGTGCTTCGCTCACGCTCCAGTCCTCGGCGCCCACGTATACGGCGCCGTCGGGTGAGACCGCACAGGACGATCCTGCCAACAACAGCGTCACGAAGACCTGGACCTACCCCGGCGCGTTCACCTCTCCCTGGGTCCGGGGCTACACGGGATCGGGTGGCACCAACTACGACGCCTCGTACCAGGTCTCCCCGGGAACGGAGATCCAACAAGTGCTGGTCACCGGCTACCCCGGAATCGACCGAGCCGACAACCTGCCCGTCGGGCTGTGTACAGCCGTGGACACCCGCTATCTCACCTTCGCGGGGGTCGAGACCACTGCGGCCTCGGTACCGGGCGCGGTTATCCAGTACTTCGTCGGCAACCACGCCTCGGTCGACCCTGCCAACGCGGCGTACGACCCGCAGGCCTTCCCCTGCGGCATCGCAGGCGGCTGGACCACAACCGCGCCGGCGGACCCGAGCACCGTCAAGGCCGTGCGCATCACCATGACGCAGGGGCAGGCGGAGGCGATCGACGGCATCAACGCCGGCTGGAACGTGGGCTACACGGTCAAGCAGGACGTCGCCGCCGGCCAGGACATCTGGAACTTCGGCTTCCACCAGGCAGCCGATGGCACATGGAGCGGCGTCCCGACCACCTGCTCGACTCCCACGCCTGGGCTGCGTTACCCGTGCACGGTCGGTGCCCTCCGTGACCTGGTGCGCATCGCCTCCACCACCCCGTACATCGAGAAGTCGGCGGACCGGTCGACGGTCGTCCCCGGCACCCCCGCGACGTTCTCGCTGACGTACTCCGCGAATGTGCCGAGCAACCTGCCCGAGTCGGTGGACGACTACCAGATCGTCGACACCCTGCCCGCCGGTGTCACCTACGTGGCGGGGTCCGCATCTCCGGAGCCGACTGTGGCCACGAACGGTTCCGGGCAGCAGGTGCTGACCTGGAACATCGATGGCGTCACTACCAACAGGAACCACGTTCTCACCTACCAGGCTGTGGCCGACTCCAGCGTGGAGCCGGGATCGACGCTGACCAACTCGGCTGTCGCGTCGGTCTCCGGCGTCACATCACTGCCCGCGCGAGCACAGGTGACGGTCTCGACCAACGGCTACACCGCGATCGGCAAGACCGCCGATATGGCGTATGTGCCGAACGTGAACGGCGACGGCGTGGGCGAGGGCTCGTGGACGGTGACGCTGCGGTCGTTCGACCCGCTGGCGCAGGCGTTCACCGACACGATCGACATCCTGCCCTTCAACGGCGACGAGCGCGGCACCGACTTCGCCGGTGACTATGCGCTGACCGAGGTCAACGCAGCTGCCGGGGCGACGGTGTACTACACGACTGCTGACCCGGCCTCCCTGTCGGACGACCCGGCGGACGACTCCAACGGCGCCGCGGGTGACCCGACCGGCAACACCGTCGGCTGGTCGACGACCTTCACGCCCGACGCGACCGCGGTCCGTGTGATCGGTCCGGAGCTCGCCCCCGGTGCGACGCAGCAGTTCCAGGTCGTGTTCGCCACCGACGGCGTCGAGGGCGGCGACCGGCTCGTGAACCGCGCCCAGGCCCGCGACGAGCACACCGAGCTGGTGATGCGGACGTCTGCGCCGATCACCGTGGCGAACTACTACTCGGCCTCGCTGAAGAAGTACGTGCTCGGCAAGGACGGGGAGTGGCACGACGCCAACGACGCGGTCGAGTACCCGAGCTACCGCCCGGGTGAGACGGTGCCGTACCGGATCGTGATCGAGAACACCGGCCAGGGCACGATCACCGACCTCGAGATCACCGACGACCTGTTCCCCGAGGGCTCGTTCACGGTGGACGAGCTGGCGCCCGGAGAGGAGCAGGCGCACGAGTTCGAGATGGTGCTCGAAGAGGGCGGCCTGGACACGGTGGTGAACACCGCCTGCGCTGCGGCCGCCATCCCGGCCGACTCGGAGATCCCGCCGACGATCAACTGCGACCCCGCTGGCATTGAGGTGGACGGCGACCCGACCCACGTCAAGGAGCTGGTCTCGGCAACGCCGATCGGCAATGGCCAGTGGGAGGTCGTGTACGGCCTCGACGTGACCAACTCATCGACGCATGCGACGTCGTACGACCTGGCGGATACGCTGCACTTCACGGACGAGGCGACCATCGTCTCGGCCGAGGTGACGGAGGCACCGGACGGCATCACCCTCGCCACCCCGGCTTGGAACGGTCAGGACGCGACGGTCATCGCGGGCGACGTGCCGCTGCTCGGCACAGACGACGCTGGCTACGCGCCGCACCGATACGAGGTGACGGTGGTCGCCGAGGTGCCGCTGCAGCTGCCGGGTGCCGGAACCGCGGACGATCCGACGCAGTGCGGCCCCGACGGAGATGACGCCGATCGCGCGTTCAACAACACCTCGGCGCTGACGGACGAGGCCGGTGACGTCGAGGAGGACCAGGCGTGCGCCGTGATCCCCTCGATTGACATCACCAAGACGGTGGCCGGTGGCCCGACCCCGAACGGTGACGGCACGTGGACGGTGACGTACGAGATCGTCGCCACCAACACCGGTGCCGCGGCGGGGGAGTACGAGGTCCGCGACCGCATGACCGCCGACGGCGACCTGGTCGTCGAGTCCGGCGAGGTGACGTCGGCGCCGGAGGGCGTGACGGTCTCGCCCGCCTGGACGGGACTGGGCGCCGAGGGCGCTCCGGAGAACGTGATCGCCAGCGGCATCACGCTCCCGGCCGGTGGCACCCACACCTACGAGGTGGAGGTCGTGCTGTCCTTCGACGCCGCCGACGGTGTGCCGGTCATCACCCCGTGTGACGCCACCGGAGGTGGAGAGGCCGGTGGGCTGTCCAACGCCGCCGAGATCGAGCACAACGATCTGACGGACGACGCGGCGGCGTGCGTGACGGTCACGGACATCACGGTCGACAAGACGATCGCTTCGGGCCCGGCCGAGAACGGCGACGGGACGTGGACGATCGTGTACGAGATCGTGGCGGAGAACGTCGGCCCCGAGGCGGGTGACTACGACGTCTACGACCAGCTCCGCTTCGGCGAGGGCATCACGATCGAGGACACGGACGTCACCGGCCCGGCCGGCGTGACGCTCGCCGGCGGCTGGACCGGTCTCGGTGCCGCTGCTGACGCTGCGGAGAACCTGATCGCCGAGGGCGTCACCCTCGAGTCGGGTGCCTCGCACACCTACGGCGTGGAGGTCGTCGTCTCGCTCGACGAGGCGACCATCGACCCCTCCGACCTCGCCTGCCCGCCGCCGGGCTCCGGCCTGTCGGGTGCACTGGCGAACGGGACGCTGCTGGATCACAACGGCATCCCCGCCGCCGACGAGGTGTGCGCGACGCTGCCGCTGATCGAGGTGGACAAGTCCATCTCGGATGGTCCGACGGCGAACGGGGATGGCACGTGGACGATCACGTACGACCTGGTCGCGACGAACACCGGTGCGGCTGAGGGCGTGTACGACATTGCCGATGAGCTGCGGTTCGGTGAGGGCATCGTGATCGAGTCCGCCGAGGTCATCACCACCCCCGACGGCGTCACCGCCGGCGAGGCGTGGAACGGCCAGGGCGAGAACACGATCGCTACGGACGTCGCCCTCGAGGCCGGCGGCACCCACACCTACCAGGTGCAGGTCGTGGTGTCCCTCGACCTCGAGACCGTCACCCCGAGCGACCTCGCCTGCCCGCCCCCGGGCTCAGGCGAGAACGGCGGCCTGGCCAACACGGTAGAGCTGACCCACAACGGCGAGACGCAGTCGGATGACGACTGCGCCCCGCTGCCGCTGGTCGACATCACCAAGTCCCTCTCGGGCGCGGTGGTGCCGGTCGAGGGTGAGGAGGGCGTGTACGACGCGACCTACGAGATCACCGTGACCAACCGCGGCCCCGCGAGCACGGTGTACGACCTGGACGACCGCCTCGCGGTCGGCGAGGGCGTGACAGTGGTCAGCGTGCAGGACGTCACCACGGACGCCCCGGACTCGGTGGGCATCAACCCCGACTTCGGAACGGACGGCAACACCCGGATCGTGACCGCCCAGTCGATCGCCGCAGCGACCGGTGGCCCCGTGGTGCACACCTACTCGGTCACCATCCGCTACGCCCTCGACCTCACCGCGGTGGACGGCCCCGTGGCTGACACCTGCACCACGGGTGACGGTGGCGTCGCCGACGGCGCGCTGCACAACGTGGCCGCGGTGTCGTGGAACGGCATCCCCGGTGAGGACGACGAGTGCGTCCTGCCGAGCAAGCCGACCCTGGACAAGCAGCTCGTCTCCGCCGAGCCGGCGGGCGAGGGGCAGTGGGACGTCGTTTACGACCTGATCGTCGGCAACACCGGCGACGAGGCCACCACCTATGACCTGGACGACGAGTTCCTGTTCGCCCGCCAGGTGACGGTCGACACCGTCACGGTCACCGGACCCGAGGGTGTGGAGGTCGACGACGCGTTCGACGGTGCGGAGAACCAGCGGATCGCCACCGACGTGGAGATCGCCGGTCTGGACGACGCGGGCTACGCCCCGCACGTGTACACCGTGACGGTGCGGGTGAACGTGCCGGTGCACTTCGACGAGGCCGACGCCGACGGCACCGGGGCCCCCGGTTGCACGGTTCCGGCTGGGGGGAACTTCCTCGAGCAGGGTCTGAACAACGCCGCGACGCTGACGGATGAGACCGGTGGCACGCAGACCGACACGGACTGCGCCCCGCTGCCGTCGATCGACATCACCAAGCAGATCGTCGGCGCACCGGTCCAGGCAGACGACGGCGAGTGGTCGGTGACGTACGAGATCGTCGCGGTCAACGACGGCGGTGCCGCCGGTGACTACCAGGTGGTCGATCGCCTCCGCTACGGCGCCGGCATCGAGGTCACCGGCGCGAGGATCACCGAGGCGCCCGAGGGCGTCACGCTCGCGGAGGGCTGGACGGGGCTCGGTGAGGAA
The Microbacterium sp. JZ31 genome window above contains:
- a CDS encoding DUF11 domain-containing protein, with the protein product MAGLSAPKRPDHRQRGNARSRSGGGRRTGARPNAGRGPVRKVVGIFATLLAVAGATLVPALPAAAAPVYEITARWAEEPPATVASGDVLNAEWRVNVNDDAAAPSNEPVDNVNFTLTIENGVFEELPDSCLVDGVTPASSISEDGKTLVCNIGTQNQGTSHLLQTPIRVDGATGSQLTGTGAIEGATADLTPVDITNPFGMDIRWSVATSNWTLNNYPASPTVDMDLQWTLSRDNRSEPGPQTVTYDLNITSGAGSTISIGGQRCTPFTAGAANGHPWSGGDHPAEQTVSPVDTCTIQQLGPNSFRLTLTGIDYEPVNPPTRDSTGAALPADQVAVASGSIWLRVVPGSGASLTLQSSAPTYTAPSGETAQDDPANNSVTKTWTYPGAFTSPWVRGYTGSGGTNYDASYQVSPGTEIQQVLVTGYPGIDRADNLPVGLCTAVDTRYLTFAGVETTAASVPGAVIQYFVGNHASVDPANAAYDPQAFPCGIAGGWTTTAPADPSTVKAVRITMTQGQAEAIDGINAGWNVGYTVKQDVAAGQDIWNFGFHQAADGTWSGVPTTCSTPTPGLRYPCTVGALRDLVRIASTTPYIEKSADRSTVVPGTPATFSLTYSANVPSNLPESVDDYQIVDTLPAGVTYVAGSASPEPTVATNGSGQQVLTWNIDGVTTNRNHVLTYQAVADSSVEPGSTLTNSAVASVSGVTSLPARAQVTVSTNGYTAIGKTADMAYVPNVNGDGVGEGSWTVTLRSFDPLAQAFTDTIDILPFNGDERGTDFAGDYALTEVNAAAGATVYYTTADPASLSDDPADDSNGAAGDPTGNTVGWSTTFTPDATAVRVIGPELAPGATQQFQVVFATDGVEGGDRLVNRAQARDEHTELVMRTSAPITVANYYSASLKKYVLGKDGEWHDANDAVEYPSYRPGETVPYRIVIENTGQGTITDLEITDDLFPEGSFTVDELAPGEEQAHEFEMVLEEGGLDTVVNTACAAAAIPADSEIPPTINCDPAGIEVDGDPTHVKELVSATPIGNGQWEVVYGLDVTNSSTHATSYDLADTLHFTDEATIVSAEVTEAPDGITLATPAWNGQDATVIAGDVPLLGTDDAGYAPHRYEVTVVAEVPLQLPGAGTADDPTQCGPDGDDADRAFNNTSALTDEAGDVEEDQACAVIPSIDITKTVAGGPTPNGDGTWTVTYEIVATNTGAAAGEYEVRDRMTADGDLVVESGEVTSAPEGVTVSPAWTGLGAEGAPENVIASGITLPAGGTHTYEVEVVLSFDAADGVPVITPCDATGGGEAGGLSNAAEIEHNDLTDDAAACVTVTDITVDKTIASGPAENGDGTWTIVYEIVAENVGPEAGDYDVYDQLRFGEGITIEDTDVTGPAGVTLAGGWTGLGAAADAAENLIAEGVTLESGASHTYGVEVVVSLDEATIDPSDLACPPPGSGLSGALANGTLLDHNGIPAADEVCATLPLIEVDKSISDGPTANGDGTWTITYDLVATNTGAAEGVYDIADELRFGEGIVIESAEVITTPDGVTAGEAWNGQGENTIATDVALEAGGTHTYQVQVVVSLDLETVTPSDLACPPPGSGENGGLANTVELTHNGETQSDDDCAPLPLVDITKSLSGAVVPVEGEEGVYDATYEITVTNRGPASTVYDLDDRLAVGEGVTVVSVQDVTTDAPDSVGINPDFGTDGNTRIVTAQSIAAATGGPVVHTYSVTIRYALDLTAVDGPVADTCTTGDGGVADGALHNVAAVSWNGIPGEDDECVLPSKPTLDKQLVSAEPAGEGQWDVVYDLIVGNTGDEATTYDLDDEFLFARQVTVDTVTVTGPEGVEVDDAFDGAENQRIATDVEIAGLDDAGYAPHVYTVTVRVNVPVHFDEADADGTGAPGCTVPAGGNFLEQGLNNAATLTDETGGTQTDTDCAPLPSIDITKQIVGAPVQADDGEWSVTYEIVAVNDGGAAGDYQVVDRLRYGAGIEVTGARITEAPEGVTLAEGWTGLGEEGAAENVVADGILAAGGTHTYRVVVTSTLDTGAADASTLACPEPGSDAAGGFANTAGITHNGLADAAAACDVPEWPEDVPPPLASTGGAVSVGLLGGALLLLIAGGVLLVARRRTARG
- a CDS encoding dihydrolipoamide acetyltransferase family protein: MQTFHLPDVGEGLTEAEIVSWHVAPGDAVAVDDVIAEIETAKSLVELPSPFAGTVGELLVAEGDTVNVGAPIITVAAAEAPAVGGPDAHEPTGPGQHPEGDAGGAVLVGYGTGGEAQTRRRKKPEKPVASAVGVIAKPPIRKLARDLGVDLSEVRPSGAASEVTREDVLAHAQQASVFRNISTPEWPAVRDEEIPVPAPAAAPAAVDARVEEVPVKGVRKATASAMTGSAHTAPHVSVWTDVDATRTMEFVKRLKASPDFADIKISPLLIVARAVIWAVRRTPMINSAWVDGEDGAKIHVRHYVNLGIAAATPRGLLVPNIKDAHELSMRDLAKSLERLTITAREGKTTPADQQGGTITITNIGVFGMDAGTPIINPGQSAIVAMGAIRQKPWVVDGEVRPRWVTTVSGSFDHRVVDGDAISRFLADIASVLEEPALLLD